A region of Leptospirillum ferriphilum DNA encodes the following proteins:
- a CDS encoding tetratricopeptide repeat protein encodes MIPEPERIHRVNRWPLLLILLGLGGCLQSHSLSSVPGDQETRISSSKPVPVDAPRPWQSYYHQVQADIAESMDNPYLALDEVEKALKYRPESIDLTLMKARLEEQIGQYGSSLRTLKDLTQAHPGRLKPWMELARVKRQLALSAPDKSERVRLLKEIIPIYLDRVIAIDPLKEDAYVALFDLYSRTGQIQEGLNKLADGIKRDPTSTYLPFYLGFEYTRLHQYDNARKYFSLSIQRNPAFEPGWESLADLDAQEGKWKDAEARYRHILNHIQPGNPEVEAKLLKVYLAENKINDAISFLGEIIEEHPGNDRFRLILSSLLVEQNRFGPAIDEIQAIIRKNPGNLRLLAFLGSVYERSLHFNRAISNYHLMIRKFPGSYQGYFSMGDLYRKLGNPQKAVFYLRKAHRLAPGKWQIDFSLALTLEDWKKYRPAMAALHQAMVLKPGNSLLVFNRAVLLDQWNHRKYLSRVRADLKEAIRLDPRFPDALNYLGYTDVVENGNLVNARYLILRALTFDPQNPSYRDSLGWCYFKMGDLKRAFREESMALVEMPKDATVLSHMGQIEWSLSSRLAKGRGDPKLTQMLQSSGLSGPDTATRLRERARIHLRESALIHPMKSRRVRLYLRLFGNQDRAFKKDLRLARIQWAHMHPRHGKRASLYRVQDGDTLQIISAKSRIYGSPQFWQTILKANRSVIHDPNHLPVGLILRIPPLPHREHARRQSGAMGSLSLYRLS; translated from the coding sequence TTGATTCCGGAGCCCGAACGTATTCACCGTGTCAATCGATGGCCGTTGCTTCTGATTCTTCTCGGACTGGGAGGATGTCTTCAGTCCCATAGCCTTTCCTCCGTTCCCGGGGACCAGGAAACCCGAATTTCCTCCTCCAAGCCTGTTCCTGTTGATGCGCCTCGTCCCTGGCAATCCTATTACCATCAGGTTCAGGCAGATATTGCGGAAAGTATGGATAACCCCTATCTTGCACTGGATGAGGTGGAAAAGGCTCTGAAGTATCGACCGGAATCGATCGATCTGACACTCATGAAAGCGCGTCTGGAAGAGCAGATTGGCCAGTACGGATCGTCCTTGCGGACGCTGAAAGATCTCACACAGGCTCATCCGGGTCGCCTGAAGCCCTGGATGGAACTGGCCAGAGTCAAGAGACAGCTCGCTTTGTCTGCACCGGACAAGTCCGAGCGTGTCCGGCTCCTGAAAGAAATTATTCCGATTTACCTTGACCGGGTCATTGCGATTGACCCGCTGAAGGAAGATGCCTATGTCGCTCTCTTCGACCTGTATTCCCGGACCGGGCAGATTCAGGAAGGATTAAACAAGCTTGCAGACGGGATCAAGCGGGATCCGACTTCAACCTATCTTCCCTTTTACCTGGGATTTGAATATACACGACTGCATCAGTATGACAATGCCCGCAAATATTTCTCCCTCTCCATCCAGCGCAACCCGGCTTTTGAGCCGGGTTGGGAGTCTCTGGCGGATCTGGACGCACAGGAGGGAAAATGGAAAGATGCCGAAGCCCGATACCGGCACATCCTGAATCATATCCAGCCAGGAAATCCGGAGGTGGAGGCTAAGCTTTTAAAGGTTTACCTGGCGGAAAACAAGATCAATGACGCGATTTCCTTTCTGGGTGAGATTATCGAAGAACACCCCGGAAATGACAGGTTCCGGTTGATTTTGTCCTCTCTTCTGGTTGAACAGAATCGTTTTGGGCCGGCAATTGACGAAATCCAGGCAATCATCCGGAAAAATCCGGGGAACCTCCGTCTTCTCGCATTTTTGGGAAGTGTCTATGAACGGTCCCTGCATTTCAACCGCGCGATTTCCAACTACCATCTCATGATCCGAAAGTTTCCGGGCAGTTATCAGGGCTATTTTTCCATGGGAGATCTCTACCGGAAGCTTGGCAATCCTCAAAAAGCGGTTTTCTATCTTCGAAAAGCCCATCGCCTGGCTCCGGGGAAATGGCAAATCGATTTTTCTCTCGCCCTGACCCTGGAAGACTGGAAAAAATATCGCCCGGCCATGGCGGCCCTTCATCAGGCAATGGTTCTGAAACCGGGGAACTCCCTGCTGGTGTTTAATCGTGCGGTGCTTCTTGATCAGTGGAATCACCGAAAATATCTTTCCCGTGTCCGGGCCGATCTCAAGGAAGCCATCCGGCTGGATCCCCGTTTTCCGGATGCACTCAATTACCTGGGATATACAGATGTTGTCGAGAATGGAAATCTCGTGAATGCCCGATACCTGATCCTCCGGGCCCTGACGTTCGATCCCCAGAATCCCTCCTACAGAGACAGTCTGGGATGGTGCTACTTCAAGATGGGTGACCTGAAGCGCGCCTTCCGGGAGGAGTCGATGGCTCTGGTCGAGATGCCGAAGGATGCAACTGTCCTGTCCCATATGGGACAGATCGAATGGAGCCTTTCCAGCCGGCTGGCAAAAGGCCGTGGAGATCCCAAACTGACCCAGATGCTCCAGTCGTCGGGGCTGTCCGGTCCGGATACGGCGACAAGACTGCGGGAGCGCGCCCGCATCCACCTCCGGGAATCGGCCCTGATCCATCCGATGAAATCCCGTCGCGTTCGTTTATATCTGCGGCTCTTTGGAAATCAGGACCGGGCTTTCAAGAAAGATCTGCGCCTGGCGCGGATTCAGTGGGCGCACATGCATCCCCGTCACGGAAAGCGGGCCAGTCTCTATCGGGTGCAGGATGGGGATACCCTCCAGATCATCTCTGCAAAAAGCCGGATCTATGGGTCTCCCCAATTCTGGCAGACCATTCTGAAGGCCAACCGCTCCGTGATCCATGATCCGAACCATCTTCCGGTGGGTCTGATTCTCCGGATTCCTCCTCTTCCGCATCGGGAGCATGCCCGGAGACAGTCCGGAGCCATGGGAAGCTTATCCCTCTATCGGTTGTCCTGA
- a CDS encoding DUF5069 domain-containing protein, producing the protein MEDRDFIRRAIRSPRETLGGFPILPRLIDKVRLHLAGQLPPVYVDNLLMPPPYLDGRFLSFVEIPPEEISEIVASGIGDEQILAWVRNRGVSRSPEEIEAWRFSIENSPVPEDRVAHRVRSYPEVAARFDVSSMSPFDLLDLDEGRILSPSFRKTRL; encoded by the coding sequence GTGGAAGACAGGGATTTCATCCGACGGGCGATTCGCTCTCCCCGTGAGACTCTGGGGGGCTTTCCGATTCTTCCGCGGCTGATCGACAAGGTCCGGCTTCATCTGGCCGGACAGCTTCCGCCGGTTTATGTGGACAATCTCCTGATGCCGCCTCCGTATCTTGACGGTCGTTTTTTGTCCTTTGTCGAGATTCCTCCTGAGGAGATATCAGAGATTGTGGCATCCGGTATCGGGGATGAACAAATCCTCGCCTGGGTTCGGAATCGGGGGGTTTCCCGTTCCCCGGAAGAAATCGAGGCCTGGCGATTTTCGATTGAAAACAGCCCTGTTCCCGAAGATCGGGTTGCCCATCGGGTTCGGTCCTACCCGGAAGTCGCTGCCCGTTTTGATGTCAGCAGCATGAGTCCGTTCGATCTGCTTGATCTGGATGAGGGCCGGATACTCTCCCCTTCTTTTCGAAAGACACGACTCTGA
- a CDS encoding 3-hydroxyacyl-CoA dehydrogenase NAD-binding domain-containing protein, which translates to MRAPVQKLGVIGANRYSAPLVHWVLARGYPVVWLEKEFSSLEIHLERVRNELSKAVHSGQMTALARDSILTLLSGTTQYSDLSGCNMVVDMNPDDPEEKGEVIGRIEKYISPESPIGISLDTLTVTQLAGEVLHPGRLFRLRPIGLPPRTLVGLEIVAGRKTDPVTIQMASDFSLMLELPPMIAHEGPGGVANRLLARCFSEARVLARADRKRLSDLDAELRRRGWETLPGETMEKIGRLGVRQILAFFHRFFGDTFFVGEDDEIRGGYSRLPSFSETPEIRTVSEIADLWILSLQNEAVQMVYENVASWETVDRVSEMVFGLSPDKAGLLGRGAVRGWSVVLSGVWTLSSLTSGRIWPSPLLHLIGIESRYDGRERT; encoded by the coding sequence ATGAGAGCGCCTGTTCAAAAACTGGGTGTTATCGGGGCGAACCGCTATAGTGCTCCACTGGTCCATTGGGTGCTTGCGCGCGGATATCCCGTCGTCTGGCTGGAAAAGGAATTTTCCTCCCTGGAAATCCATCTCGAAAGGGTCAGAAATGAACTTTCGAAAGCCGTTCACTCTGGACAGATGACGGCTTTGGCCCGGGATTCGATCTTGACCCTCTTGTCGGGGACGACCCAGTATTCTGATCTTTCCGGATGCAACATGGTGGTAGACATGAATCCGGACGATCCGGAAGAAAAGGGAGAGGTGATCGGCCGGATTGAAAAATATATCTCTCCCGAATCCCCTATCGGAATTTCCCTGGATACGTTGACGGTCACCCAATTGGCGGGAGAGGTTTTGCACCCCGGGCGCCTTTTTCGGCTCCGTCCCATCGGGCTGCCTCCCAGAACGCTTGTCGGTCTTGAAATCGTCGCCGGCCGGAAAACGGATCCTGTCACCATTCAGATGGCTTCCGATTTCTCGCTCATGCTGGAACTTCCTCCGATGATCGCTCATGAAGGACCCGGTGGGGTCGCAAACCGGCTTCTTGCCCGATGTTTTTCGGAGGCGAGGGTGCTCGCGCGTGCAGACAGAAAACGCTTGAGTGACCTGGATGCCGAGCTTCGGAGAAGGGGATGGGAAACCTTGCCGGGCGAGACCATGGAAAAGATCGGACGTTTAGGCGTCCGCCAGATACTGGCTTTTTTCCATCGTTTTTTTGGAGACACTTTTTTTGTCGGGGAGGATGACGAGATCCGGGGGGGGTATTCCCGACTCCCTTCCTTTTCGGAAACGCCGGAAATCCGGACGGTGTCCGAGATCGCGGACCTGTGGATTCTGTCTCTTCAGAATGAAGCGGTCCAGATGGTTTATGAAAACGTCGCTTCCTGGGAAACGGTGGATCGTGTTTCCGAAATGGTCTTCGGCCTTTCACCGGACAAGGCAGGGCTTCTCGGGAGAGGGGCAGTCCGCGGATGGTCGGTTGTGTTGTCGGGAGTCTGGACTTTGTCCAGCCTTACCTCCGGGCGGATCTGGCCGTCTCCGCTTCTTCACCTGATCGGGATCGAATCCCGGTACGATGGACGGGAACGGACATAA
- a CDS encoding cache domain-containing protein: MTEPVEDIRAAHIRPEETSSSGRRSRAWRWNVGLVIFLMMIIPSSIMVVLYYREVMATYYVTRNPLPKSARDMASGISRVMVQDIRDVILLGKSLSDPAILGSPDTIRKTIGKFSSSGELGHFAGWALYSVDGTPLGKYDYRNLKPYEKESLDLLSRLKKVGGPALFSAPIYNQANRISILLIAVPVLKPGQTSVDRPSGYLVGAENLSGVLDPYLYTPKKQGAPGLSYIASSGGHILASSNSLLVGEKMDQIGLGHVLDRFHQGESGGFKDSVKGDRYMFGSALMSDLQGLSTHSWFVVLQAPEDVVMAKARRMRFIMDLVAFVVAPVLFSVDCFFLFRSLRSST, from the coding sequence ATGACCGAACCGGTTGAAGATATCCGGGCGGCCCATATCCGGCCTGAGGAGACGAGCTCTTCTGGACGGCGCTCCCGGGCCTGGAGATGGAATGTCGGTCTCGTGATCTTCCTGATGATGATCATTCCGAGTTCCATTATGGTTGTGCTTTATTATCGGGAGGTGATGGCGACCTATTATGTGACGCGGAATCCACTTCCGAAGTCTGCCCGCGATATGGCTTCCGGAATCAGTCGTGTCATGGTGCAGGATATTCGCGATGTCATTCTTCTGGGCAAGTCCCTTTCGGATCCCGCCATTCTGGGTTCACCTGACACAATTCGCAAAACAATTGGGAAATTTTCCAGTTCTGGCGAGCTTGGACATTTTGCGGGATGGGCGCTTTATTCTGTCGACGGGACGCCCCTCGGGAAGTATGATTACCGAAACCTGAAGCCTTATGAAAAAGAGTCCCTTGATCTTCTGTCGCGACTAAAAAAGGTGGGGGGACCCGCTCTTTTTTCTGCTCCCATTTACAATCAGGCAAATCGGATCTCCATCCTCCTGATTGCTGTTCCGGTCCTGAAGCCCGGACAGACCTCTGTGGACCGGCCGTCCGGATATCTTGTCGGTGCGGAAAATCTTTCGGGTGTTCTCGACCCGTACCTCTATACCCCGAAAAAACAGGGTGCTCCGGGCCTCTCCTACATCGCCTCCTCCGGGGGGCATATTCTTGCGAGTTCCAATTCCCTTCTTGTCGGAGAAAAAATGGATCAGATCGGCCTTGGGCATGTCCTCGACCGGTTTCATCAGGGCGAGTCGGGAGGATTCAAGGATTCTGTGAAAGGAGACCGGTATATGTTCGGCTCGGCCCTCATGAGCGACCTGCAAGGGCTCTCCACGCATTCCTGGTTTGTTGTCTTGCAGGCACCGGAGGATGTTGTCATGGCCAAAGCCCGAAGGATGAGATTTATCATGGATCTGGTCGCCTTTGTGGTTGCTCCGGTTCTTTTTTCCGTGGACTGTTTCTTCCTTTTCCGGAGCCTTCGCTCTTCGACATGA
- a CDS encoding ferredoxin reductase, producing the protein MAAREVLPTTLTDIIQETPRVCTFRLALPEKSHFSFQAGQFVMASIPGFLNTKGRPVRRAYSVASSPKDLEKGFLELTITRVGEGGFFSNRIHECRPGDTINIDGPYGSFVLRSAEEAPPHRYLFVASGSGIAPLRGMIRTILMEGRKVPVSLYYGYRSVSDFIFEKELTDYALGRPDFELVTALSRGGETALEPATGVPNVRKGLQGRITRLLPELIPNADGSEVYICGPPEMVGQSEAFFRNAGYPDERVHKEQW; encoded by the coding sequence ATGGCCGCGCGTGAAGTCCTGCCCACCACTTTGACGGATATCATCCAGGAAACACCGAGAGTTTGCACGTTTCGTCTTGCTCTTCCGGAAAAATCCCATTTTTCATTTCAGGCCGGGCAGTTTGTGATGGCTTCCATTCCGGGATTTCTGAACACGAAGGGACGTCCTGTAAGGCGAGCCTACTCCGTGGCTTCGTCTCCAAAAGATCTGGAAAAAGGATTCCTTGAGCTCACGATCACGAGGGTCGGGGAAGGGGGTTTTTTTTCCAACCGGATCCATGAATGCCGGCCAGGAGACACCATAAACATTGACGGTCCCTATGGTTCCTTCGTTTTGCGGAGTGCTGAGGAAGCCCCTCCCCACCGATACCTTTTTGTGGCATCCGGATCAGGGATTGCTCCGCTTCGAGGTATGATACGGACAATTCTGATGGAGGGAAGGAAGGTGCCGGTCAGTCTTTATTATGGTTACCGTAGCGTTTCAGATTTCATTTTTGAAAAGGAGTTGACGGATTATGCCCTGGGAAGGCCCGATTTTGAACTCGTGACAGCCCTTTCCCGGGGAGGGGAAACTGCGTTGGAGCCAGCGACAGGGGTTCCCAATGTCCGGAAAGGGCTTCAGGGACGTATTACCCGCCTTCTTCCCGAGCTCATTCCCAATGCGGATGGTTCGGAAGTCTATATCTGTGGTCCTCCGGAAATGGTGGGGCAGTCGGAAGCTTTTTTTCGGAACGCGGGGTACCCGGATGAGCGAGTGCACAAGGAGCAGTGGTGA